From Dasypus novemcinctus isolate mDasNov1 chromosome 19, mDasNov1.1.hap2, whole genome shotgun sequence, a single genomic window includes:
- the CCDC74B gene encoding coiled-coil domain-containing protein 74B isoform X1 produces MSTAAAAAAAAPGSRPHSSGAAGSRGASRLRPRLGLPPQGSYPTPYSPHLGLGEAQKRVLDLEKSLQFLQQQHSETLMKLHEEIEHLKRQNKDLHYRLIMNQKPQKKGSLSTSSIYSNKSVSNSTVSGNSQGKVKPQPNSFKKQDSKADVHQKVDLEEPPGPALPQSSKLDKGPGAQGQAKDEVETFNVGAAPATGSQPRGRQLAGVPPLMSLPPHLRKATTLQQCEVVIRQLWNANLLQAQELQHLKSLLEGNHRPKVAPEEPGPSSPKCVPGCTQPPPPALAAGPGALGLTDPSFSRDQEATQFPKVPTKGLAKKCLLLSPMPVAEKAILPALKQTLKSNFAERQKRLQVVQSRRLHRSVL; encoded by the exons ATGAgcacggcggcggcggcggcggcggcggcgcccggGTCGCGGCCCCACAGCTCCGGCGCTGCGGGCTCCCGGGGCGCCTCGCGCCTCCGCCCGCGCCTGGGCCTCCCGCCCCAAGGCTCGTACCCCACGCCGTACAGCCCGCACCTGGGGCTCGGCGAGGCGCAGAAGCGGGTCCTGGACCTGGAGAAGAGCCTGCAGTTCCTACAGCAGCAGCACTCAGAGACGCTGATGAAGCTTCACGAGGAGATAGAGCACCTGAAGCGGCAGAACAAGG ATCTCCACTACAGGCTAATCATGAATCAGAAGCCACAGAAGAAAG GCAGCCTGTCCACTTCCAGCATCTACTCCAACAAGTCTGTCTCGAATTCAACAGTGTCAG GAAACTCTCAGGGCAAGGTCAAGCCGCAGCCCAACTCCTTCAAGAAGCAAGACTCGAAAGCCGATGTCCACCAGAAAGTAGACTTGGAGGAGCCTCCGGGCCCTGCCCTGCCTCAGAGCAGCAAGCTGGACAAAGGCCCTGGGGCGCAGGGGCAGGCTAA GGACGAAGTGGAGACCTTCAATGTGGGGGCTGCCCCGGCGACAGGCAGCCAGCCCAGGGGCAGGCAGTTGGCGGGGGTGCCCCCCCTGATGAGCCTGCCCCCGCACCTGCGCAAGGCCACCACACTGCAGCAGTGCGAGGTGGTCATCCGCCAGCTGTGGAACGCCAACCTGCTGCAGGCCCAAGAG CTGCAGCACCTCAAGTCCCTCCTGGAAGGGAACCACAGACCCAAGGTTGCCCCCGAGGAGCCTGGGCCCAGCTCTCCCAAGTGCGTGCCCGGCTGCACCcaaccccccccacccgccctggCTGCGGGGCCTGGTGCCCTGGGGCTCACGGACCCATCCTTCTCCAGGGACCAGGAGGCCACGCAGTTCCCCAAGGTCCCCACCAAGGGCCTCGCTAAGAAATG cctgctGCTGAGCCCGATGCCGGTGGCAGAGAAAGCCATTCTGCCTGCACTGAAGCAGACCCTGAAGAGCAACTTCGCTGAACGGCAGAAGAGGCTGCAGGTGGTGCAGAGCCGGCGCCTTCACCGCTCTGTGCTGTGA
- the CCDC74B gene encoding coiled-coil domain-containing protein 74B isoform X3: MDITDEETVECPRPTFLRRGLLQGTARDLHYRLIMNQKPQKKGSLSTSSIYSNKSVSNSTVSGNSQGKVKPQPNSFKKQDSKADVHQKVDLEEPPGPALPQSSKLDKGPGAQGQAKDEVETFNVGAAPATGSQPRGRQLAGVPPLMSLPPHLRKATTLQQCEVVIRQLWNANLLQAQELQHLKSLLEGNHRPKVAPEEPGPSSPKCVPGCTQPPPPALAAGPGALGLTDPSFSRDQEATQFPKVPTKGLAKKCLLLSPMPVAEKAILPALKQTLKSNFAERQKRLQVVQSRRLHRSVL, from the exons ATGGATATCACTGATGAAGAGACAGTTGAGTGTCCCAGGCCTACTTTCCTCCGCAGGGGACTGCTTCAGGGAACAGCCAGAG ATCTCCACTACAGGCTAATCATGAATCAGAAGCCACAGAAGAAAG GCAGCCTGTCCACTTCCAGCATCTACTCCAACAAGTCTGTCTCGAATTCAACAGTGTCAG GAAACTCTCAGGGCAAGGTCAAGCCGCAGCCCAACTCCTTCAAGAAGCAAGACTCGAAAGCCGATGTCCACCAGAAAGTAGACTTGGAGGAGCCTCCGGGCCCTGCCCTGCCTCAGAGCAGCAAGCTGGACAAAGGCCCTGGGGCGCAGGGGCAGGCTAA GGACGAAGTGGAGACCTTCAATGTGGGGGCTGCCCCGGCGACAGGCAGCCAGCCCAGGGGCAGGCAGTTGGCGGGGGTGCCCCCCCTGATGAGCCTGCCCCCGCACCTGCGCAAGGCCACCACACTGCAGCAGTGCGAGGTGGTCATCCGCCAGCTGTGGAACGCCAACCTGCTGCAGGCCCAAGAG CTGCAGCACCTCAAGTCCCTCCTGGAAGGGAACCACAGACCCAAGGTTGCCCCCGAGGAGCCTGGGCCCAGCTCTCCCAAGTGCGTGCCCGGCTGCACCcaaccccccccacccgccctggCTGCGGGGCCTGGTGCCCTGGGGCTCACGGACCCATCCTTCTCCAGGGACCAGGAGGCCACGCAGTTCCCCAAGGTCCCCACCAAGGGCCTCGCTAAGAAATG cctgctGCTGAGCCCGATGCCGGTGGCAGAGAAAGCCATTCTGCCTGCACTGAAGCAGACCCTGAAGAGCAACTTCGCTGAACGGCAGAAGAGGCTGCAGGTGGTGCAGAGCCGGCGCCTTCACCGCTCTGTGCTGTGA
- the CCDC74B gene encoding coiled-coil domain-containing protein 74B isoform X2, whose translation MSTAAAAAAAAPGSRPHSSGAAGSRGASRLRPRLGLPPQGSYPTPYSPHLGLGEAQKRVLDLEKSLQFLQQQHSETLMKLHEEIEHLKRQNKDLHYRLIMNQKPQKKGSLSTSSIYSNKSVSNSTVSGNSQGKVKPQPNSFKKQDSKADVHQKVDLEEPPGPALPQSSKLDKGPGAQGQAKDEVETFNVGAAPATGSQPRGRQLAGVPPLMSLPPHLRKATTLQQCEVVIRQLWNANLLQAQELQHLKSLLEGNHRPKVAPEEPGPSSPKDQEATQFPKVPTKGLAKKCLLLSPMPVAEKAILPALKQTLKSNFAERQKRLQVVQSRRLHRSVL comes from the exons ATGAgcacggcggcggcggcggcggcggcggcgcccggGTCGCGGCCCCACAGCTCCGGCGCTGCGGGCTCCCGGGGCGCCTCGCGCCTCCGCCCGCGCCTGGGCCTCCCGCCCCAAGGCTCGTACCCCACGCCGTACAGCCCGCACCTGGGGCTCGGCGAGGCGCAGAAGCGGGTCCTGGACCTGGAGAAGAGCCTGCAGTTCCTACAGCAGCAGCACTCAGAGACGCTGATGAAGCTTCACGAGGAGATAGAGCACCTGAAGCGGCAGAACAAGG ATCTCCACTACAGGCTAATCATGAATCAGAAGCCACAGAAGAAAG GCAGCCTGTCCACTTCCAGCATCTACTCCAACAAGTCTGTCTCGAATTCAACAGTGTCAG GAAACTCTCAGGGCAAGGTCAAGCCGCAGCCCAACTCCTTCAAGAAGCAAGACTCGAAAGCCGATGTCCACCAGAAAGTAGACTTGGAGGAGCCTCCGGGCCCTGCCCTGCCTCAGAGCAGCAAGCTGGACAAAGGCCCTGGGGCGCAGGGGCAGGCTAA GGACGAAGTGGAGACCTTCAATGTGGGGGCTGCCCCGGCGACAGGCAGCCAGCCCAGGGGCAGGCAGTTGGCGGGGGTGCCCCCCCTGATGAGCCTGCCCCCGCACCTGCGCAAGGCCACCACACTGCAGCAGTGCGAGGTGGTCATCCGCCAGCTGTGGAACGCCAACCTGCTGCAGGCCCAAGAG CTGCAGCACCTCAAGTCCCTCCTGGAAGGGAACCACAGACCCAAGGTTGCCCCCGAGGAGCCTGGGCCCAGCTCTCCCAA GGACCAGGAGGCCACGCAGTTCCCCAAGGTCCCCACCAAGGGCCTCGCTAAGAAATG cctgctGCTGAGCCCGATGCCGGTGGCAGAGAAAGCCATTCTGCCTGCACTGAAGCAGACCCTGAAGAGCAACTTCGCTGAACGGCAGAAGAGGCTGCAGGTGGTGCAGAGCCGGCGCCTTCACCGCTCTGTGCTGTGA